One part of the Cottoperca gobio chromosome 14, fCotGob3.1, whole genome shotgun sequence genome encodes these proteins:
- the acer3 gene encoding alkaline ceramidase 3 gives MAPTADRHGYWGRPTSTLDWCEENYVASFYIAEFWNTVSNLIMILPPIYGAVQTFRDGLEFRYICSFLGLAAVGVGSWCFHMTLLYEMQLLDELPMIYSTCVFVYCLYECFKQEKSISLFPISLLLIFSVSVTLVYLQWKEPVFHQVMYGALVACLVMRSIFIVTWVYPWLRPLCYTSLGVFLLGFLLWNIDNILCDTLRASRQTLPPGVGVVTQFHAWWHIFTGLGSYLHILLSLQIRSTYLKHRPNIKFLCGVWPTLHIEPQKTS, from the exons atGGCTCCCACGGCAGACAGGCACGGATATTGGGGGCGACCGACCTCAACGCTGGACTGGTGCGAAGAAAATTATGTCGCCTCTTTTTACATCGCGGAATTTT GGAACACTGTCAGCAACCTGATTATGATTCTTCCTCCCATTTATGGGGCCGTCCAGACGTTTCGAGACGGCCTCGAGTTTCGCTACATCTGCTCTTTCCTCGGACTGGCAG CTGTTGGTGTGGGTTCCTGGTGCTTCCACATGACGCTGCTATATGAGATGCAG TTACTGGATGAGTTGCCAATGATTTACAGTACATGCGTCTTTGTCtactgtct atatGAGTGTTTCAAACAAGAGAAGAGCATCAGTTTATTTCccatttcattattattaatcttCAGTGTCTCAGTCACTCTG GTATACTTACAGTGGAAGGAGCCAGTCTTTCACCAG GTCATGTATGGCGCTTTAGTAGCTTGCCTAGTGATGCGATCTATCTTCATTGTTACCTG GGTGTACCCATGGCTTAGACCGCTGTGTTACACCTCCTTAGGAGTCTTTCTGTTAGGCTTCCTGCTGTGGAACATTGACAATATCTTATGTGATACACTAAG AGCCAGTAGACAAACACTTCCCCCTGGTGTTGGAGTAGTAACACAGTTCCACGCCTGGTGGCACATCTTCACAGGCCTGGGGTCCTACCTTCACATACTTCTCAG CCTGCAGATCAGGTCAACCTACCTCAAGCACCGACCAAACATAAAG TTTCTTTGTGGAGTTTGGCCcacattacacattgaaccACAGAAGACAAGTTGA